A single genomic interval of Puntigrus tetrazona isolate hp1 chromosome 1, ASM1883169v1, whole genome shotgun sequence harbors:
- the spock3 gene encoding testican-3 isoform X3 yields the protein MQMLVLVGVCALLIAGASARNDNGNFLDDKWLTGRWDKFRDEPGTWSPGKPFDQVKFFLLTSQTQQQLLNQWPLDPAKDPCLKIKCGRHKVCVAEDYQTPTCVSQRRMSFKDMNMNSPLLKCKRCPVVHPSPVCGTDGHTYSTKCKLEYQACISGKQISVKCPGQCPCPSGNPAEKRECGNAEMVEVVSRLREWITVLHESGNPSKKYKFQKPEKKVDMSKVPLCKDSLGWMFSRLDTNFDLQLDQSELSSLNSEKSDVCTKAFLRSCDPDRDRLVSSQEWCSCFQRYQEAPCQSEITIIHKQQAGKKLLGPYIPSCDEDGFYRPHQCHGSSGQCWCVDRYGNEIAGSHTHGPADCAAESSGDFGSGDSLLSDDEDGDVVNDEEEMGDDDDEYEQIDDEYGYLS from the exons ATGCAGATGCTTGTGCTGGTCGGTGTGTGCGCGCTGCTGATCGCCGGAGCTTCTGCCCGCAACGACAACGGCAATTTTTTGGACGACAAATGGTTGACCGGGAGATGGGACAAATTCAGAGAT gaACCAGGAACATGGAGCCCTGGAAAACCATTTGATCAAG taaaATTCTTTCTCCTGACCAGCCAGACTCAGCAACAACTGCTTAACCAATGGC CTCTGGACCCTGCCAAAGATCCGTGCCTCAAGATAAAATGTGGCCGCCATAAAGTGTGTGTGGCTGAAGATTACCAAACACCCACCTGTGTTAGTCAACGTAGAATGAG TTTTAAGGACATGAATATGAACTCTCCACTGCTGAAATGCAAAAGATGTCCAGTTGTGCACCCTTCACCTGTTTGTGGAACAGACGGACACACTTACTCCACCAAG TGTAAACTAGAATATCAAGCTTGCATCTCTGGGAAGCAGATTTCTGTGAAGTGTCCAGGACAGTGTCCCTGCCCTTCAGGAAATCCAGCAGAGAAGAGAg AATGTGGTAATGCAGAGATGGTTGAAGTGGTCAGCAGGTTACGAGAGTGGATCACAGTTCTTCATGAGAGCGGCAATCCCAGCAAGAAATACAAGTTCCAGAAGCCAGAAAAGA AGGTCGACATGAGTAAAGTGCCCCTCTGTAAGGACTCTCTGGGCTGGATGTTCTCCAGACTGGACACAAACTTTGACCTTCAGCTCGACCAATCAGAGCTGTCCAGCCTGAACTCTGAGAAGAGCGATGTGTGCACTAAAGCCTTCCTCCGGTCATGTGACCCAGACAGGGACAGGCTCGTTTCCAGCCAGGAGTGGTGTTCTTGCTTTCAGAGATATCAAG AGGCTCCCTGCCAGTCAGAGATCACCATCATCCACAAACAGCAAGCTGGGAAGAAATTACTGG gcccGTACATCCCCTCCTGTGATGAGGATGGCTTTTATAGGCCTCACCAGTGTCACGGCAGCAGTGGTCAGTGCTGGTGTGTGGACCGCTATGGAAATGAGATCGCCGGCTCTCATACCCACGGCCCCGCTGACTGTG CCGCGGAGTCTTCCGGAGATTTCGGCAGCGGCGACTCTCTGCTCTCAGACGACGAAGATGGCGATGTTGTAAATGATGAAGAGGAGATGGGAGATGACGATGACGAATATGAACAAATCGACGACGAGTACGGTTACCTGTCGTAA
- the spock3 gene encoding testican-3 isoform X5 yields the protein MQMLVLVGVCALLIAGASARNDNGNFLDDKWLTGRWDKFRDEVEEPGTWSPGKPFDQALDPAKDPCLKIKCGRHKVCVAEDYQTPTCVSQRRMSFKDMNMNSPLLKCKRCPVVHPSPVCGTDGHTYSTKCKLEYQACISGKQISVKCPGQCPCPSGNPAEKRECGNAEMVEVVSRLREWITVLHESGNPSKKYKFQKPEKKVDMSKVPLCKDSLGWMFSRLDTNFDLQLDQSELSSLNSEKSDVCTKAFLRSCDPDRDRLVSSQEWCSCFQRYQEAPCQSEITIIHKQQAGKKLLGPYIPSCDEDGFYRPHQCHGSSGQCWCVDRYGNEIAGSHTHGPADCAAESSGDFGSGDSLLSDDEDGDVVNDEEEMGDDDDEYEQIDDEYGYLS from the exons ATGCAGATGCTTGTGCTGGTCGGTGTGTGCGCGCTGCTGATCGCCGGAGCTTCTGCCCGCAACGACAACGGCAATTTTTTGGACGACAAATGGTTGACCGGGAGATGGGACAAATTCAGAGAT GAGGTGGAG gaACCAGGAACATGGAGCCCTGGAAAACCATTTGATCAAG CTCTGGACCCTGCCAAAGATCCGTGCCTCAAGATAAAATGTGGCCGCCATAAAGTGTGTGTGGCTGAAGATTACCAAACACCCACCTGTGTTAGTCAACGTAGAATGAG TTTTAAGGACATGAATATGAACTCTCCACTGCTGAAATGCAAAAGATGTCCAGTTGTGCACCCTTCACCTGTTTGTGGAACAGACGGACACACTTACTCCACCAAG TGTAAACTAGAATATCAAGCTTGCATCTCTGGGAAGCAGATTTCTGTGAAGTGTCCAGGACAGTGTCCCTGCCCTTCAGGAAATCCAGCAGAGAAGAGAg AATGTGGTAATGCAGAGATGGTTGAAGTGGTCAGCAGGTTACGAGAGTGGATCACAGTTCTTCATGAGAGCGGCAATCCCAGCAAGAAATACAAGTTCCAGAAGCCAGAAAAGA AGGTCGACATGAGTAAAGTGCCCCTCTGTAAGGACTCTCTGGGCTGGATGTTCTCCAGACTGGACACAAACTTTGACCTTCAGCTCGACCAATCAGAGCTGTCCAGCCTGAACTCTGAGAAGAGCGATGTGTGCACTAAAGCCTTCCTCCGGTCATGTGACCCAGACAGGGACAGGCTCGTTTCCAGCCAGGAGTGGTGTTCTTGCTTTCAGAGATATCAAG AGGCTCCCTGCCAGTCAGAGATCACCATCATCCACAAACAGCAAGCTGGGAAGAAATTACTGG gcccGTACATCCCCTCCTGTGATGAGGATGGCTTTTATAGGCCTCACCAGTGTCACGGCAGCAGTGGTCAGTGCTGGTGTGTGGACCGCTATGGAAATGAGATCGCCGGCTCTCATACCCACGGCCCCGCTGACTGTG CCGCGGAGTCTTCCGGAGATTTCGGCAGCGGCGACTCTCTGCTCTCAGACGACGAAGATGGCGATGTTGTAAATGATGAAGAGGAGATGGGAGATGACGATGACGAATATGAACAAATCGACGACGAGTACGGTTACCTGTCGTAA
- the spock3 gene encoding testican-3 isoform X1: protein MQMLVLVGVCALLIAGASARNDNGNFLDDKWLTGRWDKFRDEVEEPGTWSPGKPFDQVKFFLLTSQTQQQLLNQWPLDPAKDPCLKIKCGRHKVCVAEDYQTPTCVSQRRMSFKDMNMNSPLLKCKRCPVVHPSPVCGTDGHTYSTKCKLEYQACISGKQISVKCPGQCPCPSGNPAEKRECGNAEMVEVVSRLREWITVLHESGNPSKKYKFQKPEKKVDMSKVPLCKDSLGWMFSRLDTNFDLQLDQSELSSLNSEKSDVCTKAFLRSCDPDRDRLVSSQEWCSCFQRYQEAPCQSEITIIHKQQAGKKLLGPYIPSCDEDGFYRPHQCHGSSGQCWCVDRYGNEIAGSHTHGPADCAAESSGDFGSGDSLLSDDEDGDVVNDEEEMGDDDDEYEQIDDEYGYLS from the exons ATGCAGATGCTTGTGCTGGTCGGTGTGTGCGCGCTGCTGATCGCCGGAGCTTCTGCCCGCAACGACAACGGCAATTTTTTGGACGACAAATGGTTGACCGGGAGATGGGACAAATTCAGAGAT GAGGTGGAG gaACCAGGAACATGGAGCCCTGGAAAACCATTTGATCAAG taaaATTCTTTCTCCTGACCAGCCAGACTCAGCAACAACTGCTTAACCAATGGC CTCTGGACCCTGCCAAAGATCCGTGCCTCAAGATAAAATGTGGCCGCCATAAAGTGTGTGTGGCTGAAGATTACCAAACACCCACCTGTGTTAGTCAACGTAGAATGAG TTTTAAGGACATGAATATGAACTCTCCACTGCTGAAATGCAAAAGATGTCCAGTTGTGCACCCTTCACCTGTTTGTGGAACAGACGGACACACTTACTCCACCAAG TGTAAACTAGAATATCAAGCTTGCATCTCTGGGAAGCAGATTTCTGTGAAGTGTCCAGGACAGTGTCCCTGCCCTTCAGGAAATCCAGCAGAGAAGAGAg AATGTGGTAATGCAGAGATGGTTGAAGTGGTCAGCAGGTTACGAGAGTGGATCACAGTTCTTCATGAGAGCGGCAATCCCAGCAAGAAATACAAGTTCCAGAAGCCAGAAAAGA AGGTCGACATGAGTAAAGTGCCCCTCTGTAAGGACTCTCTGGGCTGGATGTTCTCCAGACTGGACACAAACTTTGACCTTCAGCTCGACCAATCAGAGCTGTCCAGCCTGAACTCTGAGAAGAGCGATGTGTGCACTAAAGCCTTCCTCCGGTCATGTGACCCAGACAGGGACAGGCTCGTTTCCAGCCAGGAGTGGTGTTCTTGCTTTCAGAGATATCAAG AGGCTCCCTGCCAGTCAGAGATCACCATCATCCACAAACAGCAAGCTGGGAAGAAATTACTGG gcccGTACATCCCCTCCTGTGATGAGGATGGCTTTTATAGGCCTCACCAGTGTCACGGCAGCAGTGGTCAGTGCTGGTGTGTGGACCGCTATGGAAATGAGATCGCCGGCTCTCATACCCACGGCCCCGCTGACTGTG CCGCGGAGTCTTCCGGAGATTTCGGCAGCGGCGACTCTCTGCTCTCAGACGACGAAGATGGCGATGTTGTAAATGATGAAGAGGAGATGGGAGATGACGATGACGAATATGAACAAATCGACGACGAGTACGGTTACCTGTCGTAA
- the spock3 gene encoding testican-3 isoform X6, producing MQMLVLVGVCALLIAGASARNDNGNFLDDKWLTGRWDKFRDEPGTWSPGKPFDQALDPAKDPCLKIKCGRHKVCVAEDYQTPTCVSQRRMSFKDMNMNSPLLKCKRCPVVHPSPVCGTDGHTYSTKCKLEYQACISGKQISVKCPGQCPCPSGNPAEKRECGNAEMVEVVSRLREWITVLHESGNPSKKYKFQKPEKKVDMSKVPLCKDSLGWMFSRLDTNFDLQLDQSELSSLNSEKSDVCTKAFLRSCDPDRDRLVSSQEWCSCFQRYQEAPCQSEITIIHKQQAGKKLLGPYIPSCDEDGFYRPHQCHGSSGQCWCVDRYGNEIAGSHTHGPADCAAESSGDFGSGDSLLSDDEDGDVVNDEEEMGDDDDEYEQIDDEYGYLS from the exons ATGCAGATGCTTGTGCTGGTCGGTGTGTGCGCGCTGCTGATCGCCGGAGCTTCTGCCCGCAACGACAACGGCAATTTTTTGGACGACAAATGGTTGACCGGGAGATGGGACAAATTCAGAGAT gaACCAGGAACATGGAGCCCTGGAAAACCATTTGATCAAG CTCTGGACCCTGCCAAAGATCCGTGCCTCAAGATAAAATGTGGCCGCCATAAAGTGTGTGTGGCTGAAGATTACCAAACACCCACCTGTGTTAGTCAACGTAGAATGAG TTTTAAGGACATGAATATGAACTCTCCACTGCTGAAATGCAAAAGATGTCCAGTTGTGCACCCTTCACCTGTTTGTGGAACAGACGGACACACTTACTCCACCAAG TGTAAACTAGAATATCAAGCTTGCATCTCTGGGAAGCAGATTTCTGTGAAGTGTCCAGGACAGTGTCCCTGCCCTTCAGGAAATCCAGCAGAGAAGAGAg AATGTGGTAATGCAGAGATGGTTGAAGTGGTCAGCAGGTTACGAGAGTGGATCACAGTTCTTCATGAGAGCGGCAATCCCAGCAAGAAATACAAGTTCCAGAAGCCAGAAAAGA AGGTCGACATGAGTAAAGTGCCCCTCTGTAAGGACTCTCTGGGCTGGATGTTCTCCAGACTGGACACAAACTTTGACCTTCAGCTCGACCAATCAGAGCTGTCCAGCCTGAACTCTGAGAAGAGCGATGTGTGCACTAAAGCCTTCCTCCGGTCATGTGACCCAGACAGGGACAGGCTCGTTTCCAGCCAGGAGTGGTGTTCTTGCTTTCAGAGATATCAAG AGGCTCCCTGCCAGTCAGAGATCACCATCATCCACAAACAGCAAGCTGGGAAGAAATTACTGG gcccGTACATCCCCTCCTGTGATGAGGATGGCTTTTATAGGCCTCACCAGTGTCACGGCAGCAGTGGTCAGTGCTGGTGTGTGGACCGCTATGGAAATGAGATCGCCGGCTCTCATACCCACGGCCCCGCTGACTGTG CCGCGGAGTCTTCCGGAGATTTCGGCAGCGGCGACTCTCTGCTCTCAGACGACGAAGATGGCGATGTTGTAAATGATGAAGAGGAGATGGGAGATGACGATGACGAATATGAACAAATCGACGACGAGTACGGTTACCTGTCGTAA
- the spock3 gene encoding testican-3 isoform X2, with translation MLVLVGVCALLIAGASARNDNGNFLDDKWLTGRWDKFRDEVEEPGTWSPGKPFDQVKFFLLTSQTQQQLLNQWPLDPAKDPCLKIKCGRHKVCVAEDYQTPTCVSQRRMSFKDMNMNSPLLKCKRCPVVHPSPVCGTDGHTYSTKCKLEYQACISGKQISVKCPGQCPCPSGNPAEKRECGNAEMVEVVSRLREWITVLHESGNPSKKYKFQKPEKKVDMSKVPLCKDSLGWMFSRLDTNFDLQLDQSELSSLNSEKSDVCTKAFLRSCDPDRDRLVSSQEWCSCFQRYQEAPCQSEITIIHKQQAGKKLLGPYIPSCDEDGFYRPHQCHGSSGQCWCVDRYGNEIAGSHTHGPADCAAESSGDFGSGDSLLSDDEDGDVVNDEEEMGDDDDEYEQIDDEYGYLS, from the exons ATGCTTGTGCTGGTCGGTGTGTGCGCGCTGCTGATCGCCGGAGCTTCTGCCCGCAACGACAACGGCAATTTTTTGGACGACAAATGGTTGACCGGGAGATGGGACAAATTCAGAGAT GAGGTGGAG gaACCAGGAACATGGAGCCCTGGAAAACCATTTGATCAAG taaaATTCTTTCTCCTGACCAGCCAGACTCAGCAACAACTGCTTAACCAATGGC CTCTGGACCCTGCCAAAGATCCGTGCCTCAAGATAAAATGTGGCCGCCATAAAGTGTGTGTGGCTGAAGATTACCAAACACCCACCTGTGTTAGTCAACGTAGAATGAG TTTTAAGGACATGAATATGAACTCTCCACTGCTGAAATGCAAAAGATGTCCAGTTGTGCACCCTTCACCTGTTTGTGGAACAGACGGACACACTTACTCCACCAAG TGTAAACTAGAATATCAAGCTTGCATCTCTGGGAAGCAGATTTCTGTGAAGTGTCCAGGACAGTGTCCCTGCCCTTCAGGAAATCCAGCAGAGAAGAGAg AATGTGGTAATGCAGAGATGGTTGAAGTGGTCAGCAGGTTACGAGAGTGGATCACAGTTCTTCATGAGAGCGGCAATCCCAGCAAGAAATACAAGTTCCAGAAGCCAGAAAAGA AGGTCGACATGAGTAAAGTGCCCCTCTGTAAGGACTCTCTGGGCTGGATGTTCTCCAGACTGGACACAAACTTTGACCTTCAGCTCGACCAATCAGAGCTGTCCAGCCTGAACTCTGAGAAGAGCGATGTGTGCACTAAAGCCTTCCTCCGGTCATGTGACCCAGACAGGGACAGGCTCGTTTCCAGCCAGGAGTGGTGTTCTTGCTTTCAGAGATATCAAG AGGCTCCCTGCCAGTCAGAGATCACCATCATCCACAAACAGCAAGCTGGGAAGAAATTACTGG gcccGTACATCCCCTCCTGTGATGAGGATGGCTTTTATAGGCCTCACCAGTGTCACGGCAGCAGTGGTCAGTGCTGGTGTGTGGACCGCTATGGAAATGAGATCGCCGGCTCTCATACCCACGGCCCCGCTGACTGTG CCGCGGAGTCTTCCGGAGATTTCGGCAGCGGCGACTCTCTGCTCTCAGACGACGAAGATGGCGATGTTGTAAATGATGAAGAGGAGATGGGAGATGACGATGACGAATATGAACAAATCGACGACGAGTACGGTTACCTGTCGTAA
- the spock3 gene encoding testican-3 isoform X4, with the protein MLVLVGVCALLIAGASARNDNGNFLDDKWLTGRWDKFRDEPGTWSPGKPFDQVKFFLLTSQTQQQLLNQWPLDPAKDPCLKIKCGRHKVCVAEDYQTPTCVSQRRMSFKDMNMNSPLLKCKRCPVVHPSPVCGTDGHTYSTKCKLEYQACISGKQISVKCPGQCPCPSGNPAEKRECGNAEMVEVVSRLREWITVLHESGNPSKKYKFQKPEKKVDMSKVPLCKDSLGWMFSRLDTNFDLQLDQSELSSLNSEKSDVCTKAFLRSCDPDRDRLVSSQEWCSCFQRYQEAPCQSEITIIHKQQAGKKLLGPYIPSCDEDGFYRPHQCHGSSGQCWCVDRYGNEIAGSHTHGPADCAAESSGDFGSGDSLLSDDEDGDVVNDEEEMGDDDDEYEQIDDEYGYLS; encoded by the exons ATGCTTGTGCTGGTCGGTGTGTGCGCGCTGCTGATCGCCGGAGCTTCTGCCCGCAACGACAACGGCAATTTTTTGGACGACAAATGGTTGACCGGGAGATGGGACAAATTCAGAGAT gaACCAGGAACATGGAGCCCTGGAAAACCATTTGATCAAG taaaATTCTTTCTCCTGACCAGCCAGACTCAGCAACAACTGCTTAACCAATGGC CTCTGGACCCTGCCAAAGATCCGTGCCTCAAGATAAAATGTGGCCGCCATAAAGTGTGTGTGGCTGAAGATTACCAAACACCCACCTGTGTTAGTCAACGTAGAATGAG TTTTAAGGACATGAATATGAACTCTCCACTGCTGAAATGCAAAAGATGTCCAGTTGTGCACCCTTCACCTGTTTGTGGAACAGACGGACACACTTACTCCACCAAG TGTAAACTAGAATATCAAGCTTGCATCTCTGGGAAGCAGATTTCTGTGAAGTGTCCAGGACAGTGTCCCTGCCCTTCAGGAAATCCAGCAGAGAAGAGAg AATGTGGTAATGCAGAGATGGTTGAAGTGGTCAGCAGGTTACGAGAGTGGATCACAGTTCTTCATGAGAGCGGCAATCCCAGCAAGAAATACAAGTTCCAGAAGCCAGAAAAGA AGGTCGACATGAGTAAAGTGCCCCTCTGTAAGGACTCTCTGGGCTGGATGTTCTCCAGACTGGACACAAACTTTGACCTTCAGCTCGACCAATCAGAGCTGTCCAGCCTGAACTCTGAGAAGAGCGATGTGTGCACTAAAGCCTTCCTCCGGTCATGTGACCCAGACAGGGACAGGCTCGTTTCCAGCCAGGAGTGGTGTTCTTGCTTTCAGAGATATCAAG AGGCTCCCTGCCAGTCAGAGATCACCATCATCCACAAACAGCAAGCTGGGAAGAAATTACTGG gcccGTACATCCCCTCCTGTGATGAGGATGGCTTTTATAGGCCTCACCAGTGTCACGGCAGCAGTGGTCAGTGCTGGTGTGTGGACCGCTATGGAAATGAGATCGCCGGCTCTCATACCCACGGCCCCGCTGACTGTG CCGCGGAGTCTTCCGGAGATTTCGGCAGCGGCGACTCTCTGCTCTCAGACGACGAAGATGGCGATGTTGTAAATGATGAAGAGGAGATGGGAGATGACGATGACGAATATGAACAAATCGACGACGAGTACGGTTACCTGTCGTAA
- the spock3 gene encoding testican-3 isoform X7, whose protein sequence is MLVLVGVCALLIAGASARNDNGNFLDDKWLTGRWDKFRDEPGTWSPGKPFDQALDPAKDPCLKIKCGRHKVCVAEDYQTPTCVSQRRMSFKDMNMNSPLLKCKRCPVVHPSPVCGTDGHTYSTKCKLEYQACISGKQISVKCPGQCPCPSGNPAEKRECGNAEMVEVVSRLREWITVLHESGNPSKKYKFQKPEKKVDMSKVPLCKDSLGWMFSRLDTNFDLQLDQSELSSLNSEKSDVCTKAFLRSCDPDRDRLVSSQEWCSCFQRYQEAPCQSEITIIHKQQAGKKLLGPYIPSCDEDGFYRPHQCHGSSGQCWCVDRYGNEIAGSHTHGPADCAAESSGDFGSGDSLLSDDEDGDVVNDEEEMGDDDDEYEQIDDEYGYLS, encoded by the exons ATGCTTGTGCTGGTCGGTGTGTGCGCGCTGCTGATCGCCGGAGCTTCTGCCCGCAACGACAACGGCAATTTTTTGGACGACAAATGGTTGACCGGGAGATGGGACAAATTCAGAGAT gaACCAGGAACATGGAGCCCTGGAAAACCATTTGATCAAG CTCTGGACCCTGCCAAAGATCCGTGCCTCAAGATAAAATGTGGCCGCCATAAAGTGTGTGTGGCTGAAGATTACCAAACACCCACCTGTGTTAGTCAACGTAGAATGAG TTTTAAGGACATGAATATGAACTCTCCACTGCTGAAATGCAAAAGATGTCCAGTTGTGCACCCTTCACCTGTTTGTGGAACAGACGGACACACTTACTCCACCAAG TGTAAACTAGAATATCAAGCTTGCATCTCTGGGAAGCAGATTTCTGTGAAGTGTCCAGGACAGTGTCCCTGCCCTTCAGGAAATCCAGCAGAGAAGAGAg AATGTGGTAATGCAGAGATGGTTGAAGTGGTCAGCAGGTTACGAGAGTGGATCACAGTTCTTCATGAGAGCGGCAATCCCAGCAAGAAATACAAGTTCCAGAAGCCAGAAAAGA AGGTCGACATGAGTAAAGTGCCCCTCTGTAAGGACTCTCTGGGCTGGATGTTCTCCAGACTGGACACAAACTTTGACCTTCAGCTCGACCAATCAGAGCTGTCCAGCCTGAACTCTGAGAAGAGCGATGTGTGCACTAAAGCCTTCCTCCGGTCATGTGACCCAGACAGGGACAGGCTCGTTTCCAGCCAGGAGTGGTGTTCTTGCTTTCAGAGATATCAAG AGGCTCCCTGCCAGTCAGAGATCACCATCATCCACAAACAGCAAGCTGGGAAGAAATTACTGG gcccGTACATCCCCTCCTGTGATGAGGATGGCTTTTATAGGCCTCACCAGTGTCACGGCAGCAGTGGTCAGTGCTGGTGTGTGGACCGCTATGGAAATGAGATCGCCGGCTCTCATACCCACGGCCCCGCTGACTGTG CCGCGGAGTCTTCCGGAGATTTCGGCAGCGGCGACTCTCTGCTCTCAGACGACGAAGATGGCGATGTTGTAAATGATGAAGAGGAGATGGGAGATGACGATGACGAATATGAACAAATCGACGACGAGTACGGTTACCTGTCGTAA